In Oncorhynchus kisutch isolate 150728-3 linkage group LG11, Okis_V2, whole genome shotgun sequence, the genomic stretch ACatctttgttattttattttctattacTTTATTTCACTTGTGGAGCAAGTTCAGTAGATTTGTaggaaatatatatgttttttaaattacattttaaggcagcaaaatgtgaagactgtgtaCGGGGTGTGTACACTTTCACTAGGCCCTGTATACATGATATGCCAAATAGGTGTTACCTGACAGGTAAGCATGGGAAAATAGAAACAAATAAGGCAATAAGGCTATGATATTAGTGATGAAGTGTTTCTCTTCTTTACtaaacataaatactggaggactggagatcGACTGACAGTCCAGCAATGGGAGACATGGCAGAGTGAAAAACAATGGCAATTTTGGAAGCCTTGCTTAGACTGGAATGTAACCCAAGTGAACTATGAAAACTCAAACATGCATTTTATGAGGGCTAACCGTACAATTGACTCTATTATTGTTTTACTtgctacattttttaaaatgtttcatCTAACATGCACTTACCGTCCATCAGTTTGACAATAGTTGGAAGGGAACTTGCTTTTGTTTTGGAAAGGGAATCAAGACACATTTTGGGTTATGTATTCACATACTGCACATACTCATATTCACCATGTCAACAAACTCTGCAGGGCAAAAATAAGGTTTCTTTTTGAATGCTTTCAGGCAACAGGAATGAAGTGAGACATCTCATTTGGGAGACCATCCATTCTCCCCATGCAGCGTAGGCCTGTTCAGTGTGAGATGGATAGTGGTGGGCTGGTGCTGAAAGACTGTGGCAGGATGTGGTTTACTGTGCAATCTCACTGCAAATGGAAAGCAAATGGATATAAATCAGTCACTTTATAGAGAgctggtgtaggtctgtgtgtctgtgtgtgtacacccgtgtgtgagtgtgtgtttacttGGCTCTTTGAGGCTATGAGAGGGCTCCCAATGGAAAGTGAATTGGTCCAGCTATGGTCAATGAGCCCCCTGGTGCCTCTAGGCATAAGCTCTCCCAGCCAACCCTCCATTTGGCTCACCATACTCTGCCGGCCACAGAATGGCACCGTCCACTCTAAATgccattgctgtgtgtgtgtgcaagcatgTGTGTAAAGAGCAAGAGCATTAACAGTTCTGGCCTGGTGTGCCTCAGCCCTGTTTGTGTTGTGCAGGTACTAATCCCAGTATAGCCTACTCAGGTTTTTAGCTaacacccttttctctcttcccttTTTTTGCGGGCCCCTGTTTGCAGCCTCGGCTAGCTTCTGGCTCGTGAGTCGGGAATCACAATCAATATTCCTCCAAAGAGCTGTGTCACTTTTTGCGAGTGGCTACTTCCCGCAGAGGTGTGAGAGGAGCGTGAATCACGTAGCCTCCTttcaggcggggggggggggggagagaaactCAAGGACGAGCCTGAAAGAAAACACACGGCACAGGCGTATGTGGCATAATTTGTGCATCCGTCATTGGAAAAGGGGAGCTTGTTGTCTCGCCCTCTCTTTCAACATCACCTCTGTGACTATGCCTGTGCCCCTACGCCAGCAAGTTTGGTGGACTGAGACTAATTGTCAAAGTTGGTATTGCAGTGTGCTTAAATAATCATCAATGGCTAGCTAACGTCAGTTCATTCATCTTTACACTAGCGTCTATGTTGCCTTCCTAGAATCAAAGTCCCCCTTTAGAATATCAGCAGTCTCCTCTCTCACAGACCACAGATGAAATAAGGCTCAGTTCCCATTCTGTTCCTTCTGACAGAACTACAAATGAGTTTCCAATTTGAGCGTGAATATGATAGTGAATCCTCCCTGAGAAgggcccatgggccctggtcgaagGTAGTGTGCTATGTTGGGGATAGGGTACCATTTGCGACGCAGCCAGAGAGAGTACAAGAGAGTCAGGTTACCAGATTATTAATGAAGGGGTAATTTGCAGCAGCCGGGAGGCTCTGCTGGAATGTCATGATGTTCTGGCATTTCCCTGCCAGCCCCAAACATGTAGACATAAATCATTATTTCATTTCTATGTACTGCAGCgccagagggacacacacacacacactctaccactCTCAAAGTGAAGGTATCAGAGGGAGAGAGTTTACCCTTGGAGGCAATGGTTGTGTGTCTATCTCAGTCAATACTCAACACTCTTCAGAGCTGATGAATGTCTGTGTTTGCAGGTAATGACTCAGGGAGGAAAATTGTTATTAAACAATCGGACACATTTGGGTGATCTCTGGCATTATccctgcgcgtgtgtgtgtgtgtatgtgtgcaacaGACAGCGTGAAGGTCACGCCCCCTCACGATCTCCAACCAATTTATAAACCAGTCACTCTGCTGGCGTTACCATGGCAGCAAGGAGTTAAAGGCAAACAATGCCATTCAGGGTGGAAGGCAACCCtttgatgagaggagagagaaacatggggaGATGTGTAATACCCATCTATCTCCTGAGGAGAGATAGGATATGAAGAGGCAGTACTTTATATAATATACAAATCCCTTCATGGAGTTTCACTTTAACTTCTTACATAACACAAAAGATTGGTGcatgtaaggggggggggggtaaatatcCAGGTGTTAACAAACACACATAGTAGGTTACATTTCCACCATGCAGAAATGAATTCCTTTCAGTGTTTGAATTGGGCTGGAACACACTGATTACGGGCACTTCTAATTTGATCCTGCTTGAGTACTGGCACCTcgtatagaatattggcttaaaaTATGATGAGTACTGGCACCTCAATGTAAAAAGTACCAGCACCTATTTCTTTCCACTTCAAGCACTGATTCCTGTGTCAAACAAAGCCTCTTTAGAATGTGCAGCACACATTACCATTAGTCAGTGTGTCAGTTGAGACAGCACAGAAATGGAAACTCCTGAAATAAAGCAACATTGTCATTTCACAGGGGAACGACTGAGAATGGCCCTCTTCCTCCCCGTAAATctgattgtctgtgtgtgtgttccatttcAGAGCTGAACCAAAACTGTCTGTCATATAGTCTGATACAGTACGCCATCTGCATGCTAAAAAAAGCGTAGTTTCCTGGTCCCATCTATTTCAAACACAatggtattctactgtatctttatTCGATAGTTTGTGTCTGCTTAGAATAAGACTATTCCTTAGAAGAAGAATATTCCCCTCAGAAAATAGTCCTCCTGAGCCTgaagctgtcctaatatggatacTGCACATTAGTTGCATTATTTCAAAACAGGACAGAGGATTCTTTTTTATAACGTTGAATCAGTTTGATTAACCATGTTGAATTTGCGTGGTTTGTTAAGTGTACCTGCCTCTTGCTCCGTGGATGAGTGGGAGCAGCTGTTGGAGGACTGTTAAGAAACAGTTTGGCAGAGATCTGGGTGAAAATCAACAGCCCGTAGATGACAAGGCAACCTGTTACGAATTCGTCAGCAGCACACAGTTCCTACTGCCGCCCAAGAATTCTCCATATTTATTCAGTTTTCCCATGGAGTTCTAAAAATGAATGGACATCATTAGAGATACATACGTTTCTCGGATGTATGAATTGCGCGTTTCTCCAGTATTCTATCTGTAAACAAGGAGCTGTTGGCACATAAGCCCCTGATCGCAGACTCTACTCTTGGGCTAGTTGCTTGTTTGTATGGGTAATGGGTAATGACAAAGTGTTGTGCTTGATTTGAGCCTAGCATTGAAATGTTGTGTGGCGCTAGCCACACAAAGAGTGTGTTAGCAAACAGCTGTGGCTGGAGTAATATTGGCAGGCGAACTGCGTGGTACTTGGCAAATTTACTGTCACTCATTCAAATATGTGAaataaacacagtgaggtgggtTAGGGGGGCACTTTCCTCTGACTACCAATAGCCTTCCTCTGACTAAGTCTGGAAGCCTGGGGAGACTCTCGATGTGTTGTCGTTTCCACGGAGGGGAAACAGACCCTGTTGTAGTAAAACCATGGGAGTTGTTACGAAGCTCAACTCAGCCATGTGCTTATCTCTGAATGACCACTTGTGGTCCACTGTGACAACAACCGGTTTTTCCTTTCTTAGATTCCCTACGTTTTGCCAGTTTCCCCGTCAGTTTCCGAAGGTGGTTGTGAAAAACACCCGACTGACAACACAGTGTTTTTGACCGACAAAACCAAACCATCCGGGTAGCAAGTCATTAAGCCTGTGCCGTCTCTCATTACTTTAATGACCATAGTTGAGCTGTGAGTGGGCTGTAACCAGGAGGCAGATAATTGTTTGGTTAAATGGGTGGAATGAGCAGGAATGTCCTCAGCCACTATATTTTGACTCATTAAAGTGGTGAGGGCCTTATTAGCACTAGTTAATTATCTGTAACTGGGGGAATGGCCTCCTCCCGTCCTCCCTGGAAACGCCATACCGTATATACAGTATACgctacacggagtgtacaaaacattaagaacacctgctctttccatgacatacactgaccaggtgaatccaggcgaaagctatgatcccttattgaagtcacttgttaaatccacttcaatcagtgaatatgaaggggaggagacaggttaaaggaaggatgtttaagccttgagacaattgagacatggattgtgtacgtgtgccatttagagggtgaatgggcaagacaaaatatttaagtgcctttggtatggtagtaggtaccagggcGAACCGGTTTTGTTTCAAGAACTGCAGCACTGCTGTTTTTCTTTTGCGCTTAACATTTTCACGTGTGtctcaagaatggttcaccacccaaaggacatccagccaacatgacacacctgtgggaagcattggagtcaacatgggtcagcatccctgtggaactctttcgacaccttgaggagcaactcaatattaggaggaTGTTCCTAACGTTTGGTAAACTCAGGACCCGCCATTCCTTTTTCACGTCATTTTTCACAGGACATCTAATAAATTGTGTGTATGGTGTAGGCTTACCTTGAGGTGACATTTTGATAGCCGTGTaattctctctcggacaaggtgagttttatcaatatattcgcctcAATTGACAACAACAAACAAGTGCAAAGCTTATTATTGATAATAGTTACCTTGTCCGAGGGATTTGCGCAGtttcaaaacgtcacgccagggtaagcctacacgaagcAGGCCTTATATGAAGTAGTTCTAAATGTCCAGATTGAAAAAAATGAATGGTGAAAAAATGATTGGAAACATCTCCGGgttttatgactcatactgtggtactcaatACCGTATGCGCTGTAATAAATATAATTGAAGTACTATATGTAAAATGCAAAATGTGATGCTGGTCTCCCTGATTAAGAGGCTCACATAATAGCCAAACAATtatgtgtttattttttttcaaGTGTAGCCAACGGCTCAACATTTCTACTTGGAGTGAGTCACTGTATGTttgaatgttttttgttgttgttgatgcccTTCCCGACAGTTCCAGTGCCACTTAGGCAATTAGTCATCTTTAGTATGCAGTGTGCTCCATCTCCACCTACTCAATCATCAACACAGGCAATTATGTTCAATGGAATCGGAAGCAGCAGACGAGCTGCCGGAGATGATAGAAAGTGGTGTGAGAGGTGTGCTGCTGAGCTTCCCTCTGCATTAGTCAAGCCTGTGGGCTGCTTAGTACGCACATTATTAAGGGCTTAGCGAAGAGGATTACTAATTCAAATCAATACCTCCTGAATGTGAGCTCTTTCAGAATCTTAGTCTTTAATGTTTTGATACAGGAAATCATTCGAAGTCTTCTGAGGAGGGTTTACCCTCACGTGGGCTTAACGAGTGGAAGGGGTTTTCTATAGCTAGAGTATGTCAAAGATTAGAGTATGGATTTTAGGCTTTCTAAAGTTCTGACTCATTCTAGGTCTTGCGGCTGAATAAAAACTGGACACAGGGGTTAATCCCGGTTCATGCTACTCAATACAGGTCAGAATTTCCCTCTTGTTGTTGTGAACATGCtgcgaacacacacatacacacatacacgcacacacacataggctGTAGGTACGCCTAGCGATTAGAgcactgggccagtaaccgaaaggtcgctagtTCAAATtcccgacaaggtgaaaaaatcTGTTGGATGTGCatttgaacaaggcacttaaccctaattgctccattATGGCAGACCCTGGCAGTGACCCCATTCTCCGAAAGTaactcagggggagttgggaggtgcaaaaaaacacatttacaattCACACATGAGTAGGAAATAGGACACGTAgaagcgcacgcacacacacaaaggccaGTATCCCACCTCGAGGCAGAAATTCCAAATGTCACCAGCTGAAGTTTATAACTCTATTCAAAGGTCAGAGACTTGTTTGCCGGGTCAATGTTCAATTTTAGACCTGCCACTAGATACTGCGGTTTCAAACCCGACACAAAACACACTGTCCAGTCTGAGACTGTCAGCATGGCCAAGTCTATATGATGACTCAGTGTGGGGGGGATTTCTTGTGTCTAATTGAGCAACTTGGTGTATTAGTGCAGTGTTCGCCGGCTCATTGAGTCCCATTTATTGTGGTCTTTCCCACTCCcacctctctgctgtctgtttATTTTCTTTCCCTCTCAACTGCCCTCTCTCTTTCCGTAAAATCTATTGTTTTCTCTTGTGTCTGTTGTGCAAGGATCTTGAGTTGTAATAGGTTACTTAAAAATGACAAGAATTCCAGACAATGTTACAGAAGGACATTTTAAGCCATTACTTAATTCTATTAATATCAAGCCTATCAATTTCAATAACATCAAGAAAGGGATAAAGTCAAATGGAAATGAACTGAGTAATCTGAGAAAAATGTACAGTGTAAGACTATAAAGCCTGGTCTCAACACTTTACAAGGAGAAAGGCATTTAAGGACAGAAAAATATGGAAGTTTCCTGGTGTTGAACCTGTCACTCTGTCTTCCGTTTAGACTTTGCTCCATAACAGCACCGCCGGACACAGAAGAGGCATGTTTtgatgaagaggagggtgagCAGCATCACGATGGCCAGTAGGAAAGCGAACACGTCCAGGCTGTGGTACTGGTACCAGGTGAGCTCGTGGGCCTGGACCCTCAGGTGCTTGGCACCTTTATTCCTCATGGTGAACTCTATCCAGAACACTGCCTCATCCTTGGGACTGATGGGCCTGTCATGGTGGATCCTGGACAACCTCAAGGCGTTCTCCTTATACGACGGCTCGTTGATCACAGTGTTGAGTCCATCCACCAGATCCTGGGTTTTCATGGTGTTGAAGTTCATGATGACCGCAGCCCCCTTGGCCTTCATGTGGACCATGTTGTCTGGCTGGTCAGCGAACATAGGAATTCCCACCATGGGGACTCCGTGATAGATGGCCTCATAGATGCCGTTGGTTCCACCGTGGGTGATGAAGGCTCTGGTCTTGGGGTGACCCAGCAGGTCGTTCTGCGGGATCCAGTCCAAGACTCTGGTGTTGGGGGCCAGGGTCTCAGGCTTGTCCCCACTGAGCCTCCACAGGACCTTCTGGGGAATCTGCCCCAGGGCTGAGGCGATTATGTTCCCTTTCTCTGTGGTGAGGTTCTTGATCATGGACCCGAGGGTGAACACCACAATGCCGTCATCTCCAGAGCTCTGCACAAACTCCTCCATGTCCTCTGGTAAGGGCTTGGCAGGCTTGCAGTGGATTCCCCCCACAAACTTGAAGTTAGGGAGGAAAGGACGAGGGTAGTCAAAGTCCCAGTATGTCCGGATCAGCCACAAGTCAGCTTGGCCCATCACCTCACAATAGGTTGATGGCTTCCCTCgaatctcactgtagtaggcgtCTATGTCTTGCCAATAACCGTATGCCATCATGTCCTGGGACGCATAGAAGAGGAAGTTCAACAGTCTTTCAGTGAAGCTCATTTCGTCGGTTAACTTGATCATGGCACCAGGGACAAAGGATGGTGGAGAAGGCAGCTGCCCACAGAGCCTCTCCCACATGTGGGCAACAGAGAAACGCAGGGTGTAGACCAAAGGAATGCCCAGATCCTCAGCCACCAGGTCACTGCAGGGGTAGATTGGGTCGGATAACAGAACATCGTACTTGGCCTCTCTCAGTCTCCTCATGACGGTCTCTGACCTCAGCAGTCCGTCACATATCTGGATGGAAAACTTTAAATCTCTTTTTACAATATGATACCCCTTCCAATGGATCTGTAAGTAGCTGAGGTGGTCTATCTCGTACATGTGAAAGTGGATGAACTCCTCAAAGAAATCGTTCATCTGTTGCATTGAGATGGAGACGTTGAATGGTTCGTAGCTGAAGCGAGCCTTTTCCGTGGGGTCCATGTATACAGAGGCACTCTGCACCAGCACTGTAACACTGTGTCCTCTGTCAATCAGAGTCTCCAGTATAGGCTTGAGGTTGATCCAGTGACTGCCTTCAGTATGCCAAACTAATATGTTTCCACAGTTTACACTCCCTATGATACATAACTGTGCGATCACAAACACAGAGATATGCCGTGTCAGCTTCATCGTGACTGTGTGGAAGCGAGTTGAAAACCACCTTTTAAAACTCTTTCCAAAGTCAACCAATCATTAACTGAAGTTGAACTCTGTATTGCAGTACTATAGAGTATTCCTCCTGTCACATAAAACCAGATAAGCGAGCCACCGCCTTGATCTTTCGGTGTGAAAGGTAAAGGCAAGCACACAGACAGTAACCCTGCTTGTTCTGCTTGTCCCTACCCAGAGTCAAGCAGCTAGCTGCTTGTAAGCCCTGCCAGCAACACACTGTTCAGTCATAATAGGTACCAGTGCGATTCAAATCTTACAGAGGCGTCGGCAGCAGAATGGTAATCTCCCCCAAATCCTGGGCAGGAATGTAGGCCCAGGAAATAAGTCAGGAGAGTTTTGTTATGGCAGAGGGGATAAACAAATGGGCTGAGGCACtctggatttgccccaaatggcaccctatcccctttatagagcactaccctggtcaaaagtagatgAGGGATTTCTATGCATTTTGCATAGTGGTTTGGTGGATTCTGTGATATTGATTTACTGACATTATTAGCAGACATTTACAAAATATAAGATACATAAGAGTGCATTAAATAAGAGGATATTAACATGGTTGCATTGACACGCAAAGACAGTGAGTTGCAGGCAGGATGAGGTAGCAGCTGCAACGTGACAGGTGAGATTGCAACTCTACCTGTGTCACGggtttcttcttcctcctctggggaggagtaggagagatcggaccaatgtgcagcgtggtaagtgtccattttagtttattaaactgaacactaaagaatacaaaataacaaagtgaatgatacaaacgaaaaccgaaacagtcctgaaatgtgaaacaaacattacaacaggaaacaatcacccacaactcaaaggtgaaaccaggctacctaagtatggttctcaatcagggacaacgattgacagctgcctctgattgagaaccataccaggccaaacacagaaacccaaattatagaaaaaggaacatagactgcccaccccaactcacgccctgaccatactaaagcaaagacaaaacaaaggaactaaggtcagaacgtgacagtaccccccccccccccaaaggtgcggactctggccgcaaaacctgaacctataggggagggtctgggtgggcgtctgtccgcagTGGCGGCCCTGgcgtgggacgtggaccccactccaccatagtttTTGTCCGCCTCTTCACTGGCCTCCGTGGCCTATTTAGAGCGGTGACCCTCgctgccgacctcggactggggaccctagccctgggtcccgaatggacaggagattccggcagcaccggatggacgggagactccggcagctcgggagtgaagggcgattccggcagcgccggagtgacgggtgattctggcagctcctggctgacggacggctctggcagctcctggctgacggacggctctggcagctcctgactgacgggcggctctggcagctcctgactgacgggcggctctggcagctcctgactgacgggcggctctggcagctcaggacagacgggagcacctgtagggaggagatggagagacagcctggtgcgggggctgccaccggaggcctggtgcatggaggaggcaccggatagaccggactgtggaggtgcactggaggtctcgagcaccgagcctgcccaaccctacctggctggatgCTCCCCATAGctaggccagtgcggcgaggtggaatcgACCACACTGgactgtgctggcgaaccggggacactaTACGTAGGACTGGTGCTATGTACcctggcccgaggagacgcactgcagACCAGATgcactgagccggcttcatggcacctggctcgatgcccactctcgcTGCTATGTactgcaccgggctatgcctgcgcaccggggacaccgtgcgcctaacggcataacacggtgcctgcccggtccacctctctccacggtaagcacagggagttgacgcaggtctcctacctgacatagccacactccccgtgtgcaccccaatacatttttggggatgCCTCTCGTCCCAGCTGCgttgccgtgctgcctcctcatatcgccgcctctccgctttcgctgcctccagctctgccttggggcggcgatattccccagcctgtgcccagggtcctttgtcgtccaaaatctcctcccatgtccaggagtctggagatcgctgctgctgcccgttaccacgctgcttggtcctttggtggtgggtgattctgtcacgctCGTCATTGGgaaatagagaggaggaccaaggtgcagcgtggtaagtattcatattctcttttaatgaaaacgaatactctaacaaaaacaacaaaacacgtGAACAGAACgaaaacagtcctgaacggtgaaataccaacacagaacagaaaataaacacccacccacccaaaagtgaaacgaggctacctaagtatggttctcaatcagggacaacgattgacagctgcctctgattgagaaccataccaggccaaacacagaaatcccaaattatagaaaaaggaacatagactgcccaccccaactcacaccctgaccatactaaaacaaagacaaaataaaggaactaaggtcagaacgtgacaacctgCTTTAACTTCCCTGGCAGGAAACTGTGCGACCGGGAATTGCTTCAGCCTgatagtgaggaggagaggggaggaaaacAGGAGCAGGATGGTGGAGAATGCTCACAGCTGGGATCAAAAAACAGGATCAGATGGATAATGGCTCACAGGTGGGTGAATATGGACTAGCCCAGGTGGAAAAGCTGTTTCACTCTAAAGTTATCGGATACACCTGGAGCTGAGGGACTCTCTCTCAGGCTGGCGGAAAAATACTTCATAGGGTTAGTTGTATAGTTGAAAAAATGTCTAAATGTATTGCAAAAAGCAAACATCTGCCTCAACATACTTCTAGACAATTTGTGTGTGCATAGAAATCAGAACCCAGTGTTTCGTTTACATGACAGCCT encodes the following:
- the LOC109899503 gene encoding UDP-glucuronosyltransferase 2A1-like, which encodes LVDFGKSFKRWFSTRFHTVTMKLTRHISVFVIAQLCIIGSVNCGNILVWHTEGSHWINLKPILETLIDRGHSVTVLVQSASVYMDPTEKARFSYEPFNVSISMQQMNDFFEEFIHFHMYEIDHLSYLQIHWKGYHIVKRDLKFSIQICDGLLRSETVMRRLREAKYDVLLSDPIYPCSDLVAEDLGIPLVYTLRFSVAHMWERLCGQLPSPPSFVPGAMIKLTDEMSFTERLLNFLFYASQDMMAYGYWQDIDAYYSEIRGKPSTYCEVMGQADLWLIRTYWDFDYPRPFLPNFKFVGGIHCKPAKPLPEDMEEFVQSSGDDGIVVFTLGSMIKNLTTEKGNIIASALGQIPQKVLWRLSGDKPETLAPNTRVLDWIPQNDLLGHPKTRAFITHGGTNGIYEAIYHGVPMVGIPMFADQPDNMVHMKAKGAAVIMNFNTMKTQDLVDGLNTVINEPSYKENALRLSRIHHDRPISPKDEAVFWIEFTMRNKGAKHLRVQAHELTWYQYHSLDVFAFLLAIVMLLTLLFIKTCLFCVRRCCYGAKSKRKTE